One genomic region from Amycolatopsis sp. FBCC-B4732 encodes:
- a CDS encoding AMP-binding protein: MPDAPALPSYASGTSEVPLLGDTIGDNFDRTVAAFGDRDALVDRAAGRRWTYRELAAEVDALALGLVARGIGKGDRVGIWSPNRAEWTFLQYATAKIGAILVNINPAYRSHELEYVLNQAGIRLLVASDAFKTSDYPAMVEEVREKCAALEHVVILGGDSWQALMTAGGDPAQLAHLQAGLSADDPINIQYTSGTTGFPKGATLSHHNILNNGFFVGELCNYTEADRVCIPVPFYHCFGMVMGNLACTSHGACMVIPAPAFDPKATLEAVAAERCTSLYGVPTMFIAELNHPDFGEFDLSSLRTGIMAGSPCPVEVMKQVIDRMGMAEVSICYGMTETSPVSTQTRADDSIERRVSTVGRVGPHLEVKVVDPETGLTVPRGEPGELCTRGYSVMLGYWEQADKTAEAIDAARWMHTGDLAVMDGDGYVNITGRIKDMVIRGGENLYPREIEEFLYTHPDILDAQVIGVPDEKYGEELMAWVRMRDGAEPLTTEKVREFCEGKLARYKIPRYVHVVEEFPMTVTGKVRKVEMREKSISLLGLENAAAAKHA; this comes from the coding sequence ATGCCTGACGCGCCCGCTCTGCCGAGCTATGCCTCGGGGACGTCCGAGGTCCCGCTGCTCGGGGACACGATCGGGGACAATTTCGACCGGACGGTGGCCGCGTTCGGGGACCGCGACGCCCTGGTCGACCGGGCCGCCGGGCGCCGGTGGACCTACCGCGAACTCGCCGCCGAGGTCGACGCGCTGGCGCTGGGGCTGGTCGCGCGGGGTATCGGCAAGGGTGACCGGGTGGGGATCTGGTCGCCGAACCGGGCGGAGTGGACGTTCCTGCAGTACGCGACGGCGAAGATCGGCGCGATCCTGGTCAACATCAACCCCGCCTACCGCTCGCACGAGCTGGAGTACGTGCTCAACCAGGCCGGGATCCGGCTGCTGGTGGCTTCGGACGCGTTCAAGACCTCCGACTACCCGGCGATGGTGGAGGAAGTACGCGAGAAGTGCGCCGCGCTGGAGCACGTCGTGATCCTGGGCGGCGACAGCTGGCAGGCGTTGATGACGGCCGGTGGGGATCCGGCGCAGCTGGCGCACCTGCAAGCGGGGTTGTCGGCGGACGACCCGATCAACATCCAGTACACCTCCGGGACCACGGGCTTCCCGAAGGGCGCGACGCTGTCGCACCACAACATCCTCAACAACGGGTTCTTCGTCGGCGAGCTCTGCAACTACACCGAAGCGGACCGGGTGTGCATCCCGGTGCCGTTCTACCACTGCTTCGGGATGGTGATGGGCAACCTGGCCTGCACCAGCCACGGCGCGTGCATGGTGATCCCGGCACCGGCGTTCGACCCGAAGGCGACGCTCGAAGCGGTGGCGGCGGAGCGGTGCACCTCCCTCTACGGCGTGCCGACGATGTTCATCGCGGAACTGAACCACCCGGACTTCGGCGAGTTCGACCTGTCGTCGCTGCGGACCGGGATCATGGCCGGGTCGCCGTGTCCGGTCGAGGTGATGAAGCAGGTCATCGACCGGATGGGCATGGCCGAGGTGTCGATCTGTTACGGCATGACCGAAACGTCGCCGGTGTCGACGCAGACCCGTGCCGACGATTCGATCGAGCGCCGGGTCTCGACCGTGGGCCGGGTGGGGCCGCACCTGGAGGTGAAGGTCGTCGACCCGGAGACGGGGCTGACGGTGCCGCGCGGGGAGCCGGGGGAGCTGTGCACCCGCGGGTACTCGGTGATGCTCGGCTATTGGGAGCAGGCCGACAAGACGGCGGAGGCGATCGACGCCGCGCGGTGGATGCACACCGGCGACCTGGCGGTCATGGACGGCGACGGGTACGTCAACATCACCGGCCGGATCAAGGACATGGTGATCCGCGGCGGCGAAAACCTGTACCCGCGGGAGATCGAGGAGTTCCTCTACACCCACCCGGACATCCTGGACGCGCAGGTGATCGGCGTCCCGGACGAGAAGTACGGCGAAGAGCTGATGGCGTGGGTCCGGATGCGGGACGGCGCCGAGCCGCTGACGACCGAGAAGGTGCGGGAGTTCTGCGAGGGCAAGCTGGCCCGGTACAAGATCCCGCGGTACGTCCACGTCGTCGAGGAGTTCCCGATGACCGTGACCGGGAAGGTCCGCAAGGTCGAGATGCGGGAGAAGTCGATCAGCCTGCTGGGCTTGGAAAACGCGGCCGCCGCGAAGCACGCCTAA
- a CDS encoding R2-like ligand-binding oxidase: MTDTLPELRTGFSSLRKGGLNWDSFPLRLFVKGNKKFWNPADIDFSREREGWDTLNPEQQRSTTYLVAQFIAGEEAVTEDIQPFMRAMSATGRFGDEMYLTQFCFEEAKHTEVFRRWMDAVGLTQDLHPYVAENPHYRKLFYEELPQSLRALEDDPSPLNQIRASVTYNHVIEGSLALTGYYSWQLICTQHDILPGMQELVRRIGDDERRHMAWGTFTCRRHVAADDSLWDAVQQRMGELLPHALSMIQWVQDQFEELPFDNDPQEIIQYAADRAQRRLGAIESARGMPVEQIDLDYSPEHLEETFGEEDAKAIAEAAAAVG; the protein is encoded by the coding sequence ATGACCGACACGCTGCCCGAGCTGCGGACCGGCTTTTCCTCGCTGCGCAAGGGCGGGCTCAACTGGGACTCGTTCCCGCTGCGGCTGTTCGTCAAGGGCAACAAGAAGTTCTGGAACCCCGCCGACATCGACTTCAGCCGCGAGCGCGAAGGCTGGGACACGCTCAACCCGGAGCAGCAGCGAAGCACGACGTACCTGGTCGCGCAGTTCATCGCCGGCGAAGAGGCCGTCACCGAGGACATCCAGCCGTTCATGCGCGCGATGTCGGCGACCGGCCGCTTCGGCGACGAGATGTACCTGACGCAGTTCTGCTTCGAGGAAGCCAAACACACGGAAGTGTTCCGGCGGTGGATGGACGCCGTCGGGCTGACGCAGGACCTCCACCCGTACGTCGCGGAGAACCCGCACTACCGCAAGCTGTTCTACGAGGAGCTCCCGCAGTCGCTGCGCGCGCTGGAGGACGATCCCAGCCCGCTCAACCAGATCCGCGCGAGCGTGACGTACAACCACGTGATCGAAGGCAGTCTCGCGCTGACGGGCTACTACTCGTGGCAGCTGATCTGCACCCAGCACGACATCCTGCCGGGCATGCAGGAACTCGTCCGCCGCATCGGCGACGACGAGCGCCGCCACATGGCGTGGGGCACGTTCACCTGCCGCCGCCACGTCGCCGCGGACGACTCGCTGTGGGACGCGGTGCAGCAGCGGATGGGCGAGCTGCTTCCGCACGCGCTCAGCATGATCCAGTGGGTGCAGGACCAGTTCGAGGAACTGCCGTTCGACAACGACCCGCAGGAGATCATCCAGTACGCGGCGGACCGGGCCCAACGCCGGCTGGGCGCGATCGAGTCGGCGCGGGGGATGCCGGTGGAGCAGATCGACCTGGACTACTCGCCGGAGCACCTCGAGGAGACGTTCGGCGAAGAAGACGCGAAGGCGATCGCCGAGGCCGCGGCCGCCGTCGGCTGA
- a CDS encoding TetR family transcriptional regulator, with translation MTSFTDRTKASLREALLDAAAELLPEAGYAGLRMADVAAKAGVSRQTVYNEFGNKAALTQAVALRTASEFLDGIRRRFETADGLLAGIHHAVVYTIEHARENRLVAAALGTEAGEDLLPLLTTKGEPILSAAADLAAEQYREFEPGLSAESAALLAETVVRLSLSHLVLSTHSATEAADAVAAVLEPAIRQFVHNGVTR, from the coding sequence GTGACCAGCTTCACTGACCGGACGAAGGCGTCCCTCCGGGAAGCCCTGCTCGACGCCGCCGCGGAACTGCTGCCGGAGGCCGGCTACGCGGGGCTGCGGATGGCCGACGTGGCGGCCAAGGCCGGGGTGAGCAGGCAAACCGTCTACAACGAGTTCGGCAACAAGGCGGCGCTGACCCAGGCGGTGGCGCTGCGCACCGCGTCGGAGTTCCTCGACGGGATCCGGCGGCGGTTCGAAACGGCGGACGGGCTCCTGGCCGGCATCCACCACGCCGTCGTCTACACGATCGAGCACGCGCGGGAGAACCGCCTGGTCGCGGCGGCGCTCGGCACCGAAGCGGGCGAGGACCTGCTGCCGCTGCTCACGACCAAGGGCGAGCCGATCCTCAGCGCGGCCGCCGACCTCGCCGCCGAGCAGTACCGGGAGTTCGAGCCCGGCCTCTCGGCGGAGTCCGCGGCCCTGCTCGCGGAGACCGTCGTGCGGCTTTCGCTGTCGCACCTGGTGCTCTCGACGCATTCCGCGACGGAGGCGGCCGACGCCGTCGCCGCCGTGCTCGAACCCGCCATCCGCCAATTCGTCCACAATGGAGTGACACGATGA
- a CDS encoding HAD family hydrolase: protein MGITVGFDLDMTLIDARPGMAAAMNALGAESGLPLDGAAFAANLGPPLDDILRGFEAPEERIPGLVDRFRALYPDMVVPSTVALPGAVESLRAVREAGGRTLVVTGKYGPNAQLHVDALGLDVDEVVGELWSTQKAEALLAHDARVYVGDHAGDIRGALAAGAIAVGVTTGPCDRALLLSEGAEVVFESLTEFPEWFEKTFAAVS from the coding sequence GTGGGCATCACGGTGGGGTTCGACCTCGACATGACACTGATCGACGCGCGGCCGGGCATGGCCGCGGCGATGAACGCGCTCGGCGCCGAATCCGGCCTGCCGCTGGACGGTGCCGCGTTCGCGGCCAACCTCGGCCCGCCGCTCGACGACATCCTCCGCGGCTTCGAGGCGCCCGAAGAACGCATCCCGGGGCTCGTCGACCGGTTCCGCGCGCTGTACCCGGACATGGTGGTGCCCAGCACGGTCGCGCTTCCGGGCGCGGTCGAGTCGCTGCGCGCGGTGCGGGAAGCCGGCGGGCGCACGCTGGTCGTCACCGGCAAGTACGGGCCCAACGCGCAACTGCACGTGGACGCGCTCGGTCTGGACGTCGACGAGGTCGTCGGCGAGCTGTGGTCGACCCAGAAGGCCGAGGCGCTCCTCGCGCACGACGCGCGCGTGTATGTCGGAGATCACGCCGGCGACATCCGCGGCGCGCTGGCCGCCGGCGCGATCGCCGTCGGCGTCACGACGGGGCCGTGCGACCGCGCGCTCCTGCTGAGCGAAGGAGCGGAGGTGGTGTTCGAGTCGCTGACGGAGTTCCCGGAGTGGTTCGAGAAGACGTTCGCGGCCGTGTCCTAG
- a CDS encoding cold-shock protein translates to MPTGKVKWYDAEKGFGFVTQDGGADVYIRKAALPQGVEGLKAGQRLEFGVADGRRGPQALSVRLLDPPPSVVEARRRPAEELHGLIEDMIKLLELKVQPDLRRNRYPDRKHTKQIGEIMRAVARDLDP, encoded by the coding sequence GTGCCGACCGGCAAGGTCAAGTGGTACGACGCGGAGAAGGGGTTCGGGTTCGTCACGCAGGACGGTGGCGCCGACGTCTACATCCGCAAGGCCGCGCTGCCGCAGGGCGTCGAGGGGCTCAAGGCCGGTCAGCGGCTGGAGTTCGGCGTCGCCGACGGCCGCCGTGGTCCGCAAGCGCTTTCCGTCCGGCTGCTCGACCCGCCGCCGTCCGTCGTCGAGGCGCGCCGCCGTCCCGCCGAGGAACTGCACGGCCTGATCGAGGACATGATCAAGCTCCTCGAGCTGAAGGTGCAGCCGGACCTGCGGCGCAACCGCTACCCGGACCGCAAGCACACCAAGCAGATCGGCGAGATCATGCGCGCGGTGGCGCGGGACCTGGACCCCTAA
- a CDS encoding DUF2771 family protein, which translates to MRRSRVVALLAAGGFAVAGCSAPGPAEVTFYADGHTVNTAPVLSCDYSQQLAQPCSAKGDTKTLKVRPGKPVQISVPGEVADAPWQIVYEYVTPQGEYKQSDPIPFTSLDRYAYTVTPPTPADRISAVDVQKYTAVLNSSTGESGLLPSDVWGLRLEA; encoded by the coding sequence ATGCGACGTTCCCGGGTGGTGGCCCTGCTTGCGGCCGGTGGGTTCGCGGTGGCCGGCTGCTCGGCGCCCGGCCCGGCCGAGGTCACGTTCTACGCCGACGGCCACACGGTCAACACCGCGCCGGTGCTCTCCTGCGACTACTCGCAGCAGCTCGCGCAGCCGTGCAGCGCCAAGGGCGACACGAAGACGCTGAAGGTCCGCCCGGGCAAGCCCGTGCAGATCTCCGTGCCCGGCGAGGTCGCCGACGCGCCGTGGCAGATCGTCTACGAGTACGTCACCCCGCAGGGCGAGTACAAGCAGAGCGACCCGATCCCGTTCACGTCGCTGGACCGCTACGCGTACACGGTCACACCGCCGACGCCCGCCGACCGCATCTCGGCGGTCGACGTGCAGAAGTACACGGCCGTGCTGAACTCCAGCACCGGTGAGTCCGGGCTGCTGCCCAGCGACGTGTGGGGCCTGCGGCTCGAGGCTTAG
- a CDS encoding MFS transporter, whose protein sequence is MALFGSRSDGSGSQPRGRKSKRRWTPEPGATEARSWREAARNPPPPTRVEHPPPSPPPPAGRAEHTRVEHRSAPPPLRAERPAAPRGGYYGAPDANEAPTAAAPAGHRPPPPPPRGARPYPPHDPHRTEPVRREPGGFYQGERYPGSGEYEHYDTGGYAGEPRPPEAEPLPPREEPRTPGGTPKLPKKITVTRVAAMRSRQLTGQAVGAFQRATKADGAEKSGLTSLTYAVMLNYASDAAMAIALANTLFFAATSGESKGKVALYLLITIAPFALVAPVIGPALDKVQRGRRLAMCASSVGQGLMAVVMALHFDDWLLYPAALGMMVLSKSFTVLKAAVTPRVLPSEITLSKTNARLTTFGLVAAGAFGALASGINAISGSAGALWFTALICVAAAVQSMRIPAWVEATEGEVPTSLSAHPTEKKRRQPMGRHIVVALWGNGSVRVLTGFLMMFAAFAVKAQTEGTGQTPFMQLLLLGVIGAAAGAGGFLGNALGSRLHFGSPDQVIVGCVASCVLAALVATVLPGLATAAIVGLVGATASALAKISLDAVIQEDLPEESRASAFGRSETVLQLAWCLGGGAGLLLPPTYWIGFLVITVVLAVGLTQTYLVRRGGSLVPGLGGDRPLRPEPTGSFPAQGLPRDAAPRR, encoded by the coding sequence GTGGCACTCTTCGGCTCCCGCTCCGACGGCTCCGGCTCGCAGCCGCGCGGCCGCAAGTCGAAGCGACGCTGGACGCCGGAGCCGGGCGCCACCGAAGCGCGGTCCTGGCGCGAGGCCGCCCGCAACCCGCCGCCGCCCACCCGCGTCGAGCACCCTCCCCCGAGCCCGCCGCCGCCCGCCGGACGCGCGGAGCACACCCGCGTCGAGCACCGCAGCGCGCCGCCGCCCCTCCGCGCCGAACGGCCCGCGGCCCCGCGCGGCGGGTACTACGGCGCGCCGGACGCGAACGAGGCACCGACCGCCGCCGCACCGGCGGGCCACCGACCGCCGCCTCCCCCTCCACGCGGGGCGCGGCCGTACCCGCCGCACGACCCGCACCGCACCGAGCCCGTCCGCCGCGAGCCCGGCGGCTTCTACCAGGGCGAGCGGTACCCCGGCAGCGGCGAGTACGAGCACTACGACACCGGTGGCTACGCCGGCGAGCCGCGGCCGCCGGAGGCCGAACCGCTGCCGCCGCGCGAAGAACCGCGGACGCCGGGCGGCACGCCGAAGCTGCCGAAGAAGATCACCGTCACGCGGGTGGCGGCGATGCGCAGCCGCCAGCTGACCGGCCAGGCCGTCGGCGCCTTCCAGCGCGCGACGAAGGCCGACGGCGCCGAGAAGTCCGGCCTCACCTCGCTGACCTACGCCGTGATGCTGAACTACGCCAGCGACGCGGCGATGGCGATCGCGCTGGCCAACACGCTCTTCTTCGCCGCCACCAGCGGCGAGAGCAAGGGCAAGGTCGCGCTCTACCTGCTCATCACGATCGCGCCGTTCGCGCTGGTCGCGCCGGTGATCGGCCCCGCGCTCGACAAGGTGCAGCGCGGCCGCCGGCTCGCGATGTGCGCGTCTTCGGTCGGCCAGGGCCTGATGGCCGTGGTGATGGCGCTGCACTTCGACGACTGGCTGCTCTACCCGGCCGCGCTCGGGATGATGGTGCTCTCCAAGTCGTTCACCGTGCTCAAGGCCGCCGTGACGCCCCGGGTGCTGCCGTCCGAGATCACGCTGTCCAAGACCAACGCCCGGCTGACGACGTTCGGCCTGGTCGCCGCGGGCGCGTTCGGCGCGCTGGCCAGCGGCATCAACGCGATCTCCGGCTCCGCGGGCGCGCTGTGGTTCACGGCGCTGATCTGCGTCGCCGCCGCCGTGCAGTCGATGCGGATCCCGGCCTGGGTCGAGGCGACCGAGGGCGAGGTCCCGACGTCGCTTTCCGCCCACCCGACCGAGAAGAAGCGCCGCCAGCCGATGGGGCGCCACATCGTCGTCGCGCTGTGGGGAAACGGGTCGGTCCGCGTGCTCACCGGCTTCCTCATGATGTTCGCCGCGTTCGCGGTCAAGGCGCAGACCGAAGGCACCGGGCAGACGCCGTTCATGCAGCTGCTCCTGCTCGGCGTGATCGGCGCCGCGGCGGGGGCCGGCGGCTTCCTCGGCAACGCGCTGGGTTCGCGCCTGCACTTCGGCAGCCCGGACCAGGTGATCGTCGGGTGCGTGGCGAGCTGCGTGCTGGCCGCGCTGGTCGCGACGGTGCTGCCCGGCCTGGCCACGGCCGCGATCGTCGGCCTGGTCGGTGCGACGGCCAGCGCGCTCGCGAAGATCAGCCTCGACGCCGTCATCCAGGAAGACCTGCCGGAAGAGTCGCGCGCGTCGGCGTTCGGCCGCTCGGAGACCGTGCTGCAGCTGGCGTGGTGCCTCGGTGGCGGCGCGGGCCTGCTGCTGCCGCCGACGTACTGGATCGGCTTCCTGGTCATCACGGTCGTGCTCGCGGTCGGCCTGACGCAGACGTACCTGGTGCGCCGCGGCGGTTCGCTCGTGCCGGGCCTCGGCGGCGACCGGCCGCTGCGCCCCGAACCGACCGGCAGCTTCCCGGCCCAGGGCCTGCCCAGGGACGCGGCACCCCGCCGGTAG
- a CDS encoding glutaminyl-peptide cyclotransferase — protein sequence MRTPILTTLLLAAALGGCAGAPEQPAGPSQLTVEVVSTSAHDPAAFTEGLEFAGDTLYESTGLAGQSTLTAGPPGGPPAVKATLPSPLFGEGVTVLGPTLWQLTWQDGVAIERDAKTLAELRRVPYQGEGWGLCHQADGRLVMSDGSARLTFRDPKTFAVTGSVDVGRDQLNELECVGGDVYANVWHTDTILRVDAATGHVTATIDAGQLRAKVNPAGAEDVLNGIAAVPGTGDFLLTGKQWPVTFRVRFVPVRA from the coding sequence GTGCGCACGCCGATCCTCACCACCCTGCTGCTGGCCGCCGCGCTCGGCGGCTGCGCCGGTGCTCCCGAACAGCCGGCCGGCCCGTCACAGCTCACCGTCGAAGTGGTCTCGACCTCGGCGCACGACCCCGCCGCGTTCACCGAAGGCCTCGAGTTCGCCGGCGACACGCTCTACGAAAGCACCGGGCTCGCCGGCCAGTCGACGCTCACCGCCGGGCCCCCCGGCGGGCCGCCGGCCGTGAAGGCCACGCTGCCGTCGCCGTTGTTCGGCGAAGGCGTCACCGTGCTCGGGCCGACGCTCTGGCAGCTCACCTGGCAGGACGGCGTCGCCATCGAACGCGACGCCAAGACCCTCGCCGAGCTGCGCCGGGTGCCCTACCAGGGCGAAGGCTGGGGGCTGTGCCACCAGGCCGACGGGCGGCTCGTCATGAGCGACGGCTCCGCGCGCCTGACCTTCCGCGATCCGAAAACCTTCGCCGTGACCGGCAGCGTTGACGTCGGGCGCGACCAGCTCAACGAACTCGAGTGCGTCGGCGGGGACGTCTACGCAAACGTTTGGCACACCGACACGATCCTGCGGGTCGACGCCGCCACCGGGCACGTCACCGCGACCATCGACGCAGGTCAGCTGCGTGCCAAGGTGAACCCGGCCGGCGCCGAAGACGTGCTCAACGGTATCGCCGCCGTCCCCGGGACCGGTGATTTCCTCCTCACCGGGAAGCAGTGGCCGGTCACGTTCCGGGTGAGGTTCGTCCCGGTCCGGGCGTGA
- a CDS encoding DUF3027 domain-containing protein, translating into MTLLLTLDDGSVQRKLADAVEFARAAVLDEAPEDQLGAHVGVTREDAVTASHLFEAQVPGYGGWRWSVTVALAGDEEPVTVSEVVLVPGPDALIAPPWVPWERRVRAGDLGVGDIFPTDENDPRLAPAYLQSDDPAVEEVSRDAGLGRVHVLSRYGRTEAATRWHSGEFGPRSDMARSAPDVCGTCGFFVQLAGSLSGVFGVCSNDIAPADGHVVDVEYGCGAHSEIEVEVTSSVPVAELVYDDSLLDFTPAPEPVAETPEPVAEPVEPVAETSAVEPEADTPAEAELAVAEPVVETSAAEPETAVAESDVSPAEVEPEAAEAATVVEAEAAGAVAEPTQAEVTDAVVEPEAADAVAEPTQAEVTDAVAEPAVAGPAQAEVAEGEPEVAAPAEAEPTQAEVTDAVAEPVVAGAEQAVAEPAQAEVTGAAAEPVVEADVTGAVEAEPAEQQTEAVEEVDLPEAVLADNVVTEEPATQARIDGAGEQSEH; encoded by the coding sequence ATGACTCTGCTGCTGACCCTGGACGACGGTTCCGTGCAGCGCAAACTCGCCGACGCGGTGGAGTTCGCGCGAGCTGCGGTGCTGGACGAAGCGCCCGAGGACCAGCTCGGCGCCCACGTGGGGGTCACCCGCGAAGACGCGGTCACGGCGAGTCACCTGTTCGAGGCCCAGGTACCGGGCTACGGCGGCTGGCGCTGGTCGGTGACGGTCGCCTTGGCGGGCGACGAAGAGCCGGTGACGGTCAGCGAGGTCGTCCTGGTGCCCGGCCCGGACGCGCTGATCGCCCCGCCGTGGGTCCCGTGGGAGCGCCGGGTCCGCGCGGGCGACCTGGGCGTCGGCGACATCTTCCCGACGGACGAGAACGACCCCCGCCTGGCCCCGGCCTACCTCCAGTCCGACGACCCGGCGGTGGAGGAGGTCTCCCGCGACGCGGGCCTCGGCCGGGTCCACGTGCTCTCCCGCTACGGCCGCACGGAGGCGGCGACCCGCTGGCACAGCGGCGAGTTCGGCCCCAGGTCCGACATGGCGCGCAGCGCCCCGGACGTGTGCGGAACGTGCGGCTTCTTCGTCCAGCTGGCGGGTTCGCTGAGCGGCGTGTTCGGGGTGTGCAGCAACGACATCGCCCCGGCGGACGGCCACGTGGTCGACGTGGAGTACGGGTGCGGAGCGCACTCGGAGATCGAGGTCGAGGTGACGTCCTCGGTCCCGGTGGCAGAGCTGGTGTACGACGATTCGCTGCTGGACTTCACGCCGGCCCCGGAGCCGGTGGCGGAGACCCCGGAGCCGGTGGCTGAGCCGGTTGAGCCGGTGGCGGAGACGTCGGCGGTGGAGCCGGAGGCGGATACCCCGGCGGAGGCAGAGCTGGCGGTGGCGGAGCCGGTGGTCGAGACGTCGGCGGCGGAGCCGGAGACGGCGGTCGCGGAGTCGGACGTGTCACCGGCGGAGGTCGAGCCGGAGGCGGCCGAGGCCGCGACGGTGGTCGAGGCTGAGGCGGCCGGTGCGGTCGCGGAGCCGACTCAGGCTGAGGTGACGGATGCAGTGGTGGAGCCGGAAGCGGCTGATGCGGTCGCGGAGCCGACCCAGGCCGAGGTGACCGATGCGGTTGCCGAACCGGCAGTCGCGGGGCCGGCTCAGGCCGAGGTGGCTGAGGGTGAGCCCGAGGTTGCCGCTCCCGCGGAGGCGGAGCCGACCCAGGCTGAGGTGACGGATGCGGTTGCCGAGCCGGTGGTGGCGGGGGCCGAGCAGGCGGTTGCCGAGCCGGCCCAGGCCGAGGTGACTGGTGCTGCTGCCGAGCCGGTGGTTGAGGCTGACGTGACCGGTGCGGTTGAAGCGGAGCCGGCTGAGCAGCAGACCGAGGCCGTCGAGGAAGTTGACCTGCCGGAAGCCGTGCTCGCCGACAATGTGGTCACCGAGGAACCCGCGACCCAGGCTCGGATCGATGGTGCTGGTGAGCAGTCTGAGCACTGA